In the Staphylococcus condimenti genome, one interval contains:
- the yihA gene encoding ribosome biogenesis GTP-binding protein YihA/YsxC: MKVNPNNIELLISAVKPEQYPETHLDEVALAGRSNVGKSTFINSMIGRKNMARTSQQPGKTQTLNFYNIDDQMIFVDVPGYGYAKVSKKQREQFGKMIEKYITQREQLKLVIQLIDIRHNPTEDDILMYDFLKYYDLPVLIIATKEDKIAKGKVQKHLKNIKDKLELEEEDAIISYSSINNKNQQVIWDTIERYL, from the coding sequence ATGAAAGTTAATCCAAATAATATTGAATTATTGATCAGTGCAGTCAAACCAGAGCAATATCCTGAAACACATTTAGATGAAGTTGCATTAGCTGGACGTTCAAATGTAGGAAAGTCTACTTTTATCAATAGTATGATAGGACGTAAAAATATGGCACGTACTTCACAGCAACCTGGAAAAACGCAAACTTTGAATTTTTATAATATAGATGATCAAATGATATTTGTAGATGTTCCTGGATATGGATATGCAAAAGTAAGCAAAAAGCAACGTGAACAATTTGGTAAAATGATTGAAAAATATATCACTCAACGTGAACAATTAAAACTGGTTATTCAATTAATTGATATCAGACATAACCCAACTGAAGACGATATTCTTATGTATGATTTCTTAAAGTATTATGATTTGCCTGTTTTAATCATTGCAACTAAAGAAGATAAAATAGCAAAAGGTAAAGTCCAAAAACACTTAAAAAACATAAAAGATAAATTGGAACTTGAAGAGGAAGATGCAATTATCAGTTATTCTTCAATAAATAATAAAAATCAGCAAGTTATTTGGGATACCATAGAAAGATATTTATAA